Part of the Chloroflexota bacterium genome is shown below.
GCGGGCATAAATCGAGGTCGATAGTAAACGACCTGCTGATTGTTCGCGCAAGGTTTGTTCGCCAGCCTCAAGCTCGCCCGGCAAACCCGCCAAGCTATCGCCCAGCGTGTTGGCCAACATCAAAGCCGAGGAGCGGGTATCGTAGGTCGTTACCAAGAAAAACAATGGTTTAGGCGCCAGAATCGTGCGACATTCTTGCAAAAGCACCGGAAACGATTCGGCAAATTGCCAAACTTGGCCTTGGCTGCCCCGACCAAAAGCAGGTGGGTCCATGATAATACCTTCGTAGTGAGCGCCGCGCCGCGCTTCACGCCGCACAAATTTCAAAGCATCATCAATAATCCAGCGAATTGAATCGGGCGCAAGGTGTGAAGCTGTTTGATTTTCCTTGGCCCAATCGACCGAAGCCTTAGAAGCATCCAAGTGGGTTACTTTGGCTCCGGCTTGAGCAGCGACCAACGAGGCCACGCCAGTATAGGCAAACAGATTGAGCACTCGTGGTTGCTCGGTTGCTCGTTTAATTTGTTCGGCAACCCAATCCCATTGTGCGCCGTGTTCAGGGAAAACCCCAACATGGCGAAATGGGGTAAGTTGGGCTTTGAAGCGTAAGCCTTGGTAGCTCATCATCCATGTTTCAGGGTGTGGCTTGAGTTTACGCCAATTTTCGCCCTTGCCTTGATATTCATAAATTGCATGAGCCGCTTCCCAGGCCTTGGCATCGAGTTTGGGTTGCCATAAGGCTTCGCTTTCGGGGCGAATCACGGTAACTGGGCCAAAACGCTCAAGTTTGCGGCCATTGCCACTATCGAGCAAGGCGTAATCGTGCCAATTATCCGATGTTAGTAGTGAAAGTGTTTTCATAACTTTAGGGGTCGGGGGTCGGGGGTTAGGGGCCAGTGACCCCTATTATCCCATTGACCTTACCAAACCTGATACCTTAACTTGTGTTTATAGGTTAAAAATTGATCCACGAAGGACACGAAGGACATGAGGGTTTAGTTTTTAGCCACGAATTACACGAATTGCACGAATAATCCGCTAATTTTCACATCCTTCATCCCTCATCCTTCATCCTTCATCCTTCTACCGGCTCCCAGCCATTGCGCAAATAGATTGTGCGAATATCTTTGGAGAGCAAATAGCCCAAGGCCAGCACAATCAGCAGTAATGGCGAAAGCACCTCGACGCTGATGATCGAATTGCTCAGCAGCAGGGCATTGCTGAACACATAAAAGGTGCTGAGAATAAACATAATCACGGTGGCAAACCAAGCCCAACGCCACAAACGCCATAAGCCAAAAGCCAAGGCAATCAGGTAAATCGTGACTACACTGGCCACGTCGCTGGGCATGACATCAGTTCCGCCAGTTGCCAAGGCGGAAATCACCACCAACGCGGCGGCTCCATAAAATGCTAGCACCATCAGCACAATGCCCTTGGGGCGCTTGGCGCGGCGCAATTTAATCTCTTGTGAATCTGAATCGCTGGTTGACATACTATTGGCCTTCATCAACCTGCCCCAAAATAATTCGGTCGATCACCGATTCTACTGGGGCAAGGTCGTCGGTAAAGACCCGATTTTCGCCTACACCATCCCAACGGCGAATTGGCTTTTTGCTGCTATTGCTGGCCAGTGCTTGCTCCATCACATAGCGCAGAGTCGGGTCTTGAATGGTTGCGAGATTGGCTTCAAAGTTGGCAACGCCATCGCCAACATCGCCAGGAATACCAATCAACATTGTATTGAAATTATTCGGCACATCGATCATATAAACATGGGCAAACACGCTGCTCATGGTGCTGGCCAACACATTGACCAAGCGATAATCACCACCAGCAGATGTATTGGGCTTGCCTGCATTAACCACAGCAACCCCGTTGGGAGCTAAATGGTCGCGCACCGTTTCAAAAAACTCACGGGTGGTGAGGTGAAACGGAATATAGGGCTGTTTGTAGGCATCCATGCCGATAATATCATATTTATTGTCGTTGCCAGCAAAGAAAATTCGGCCATCAGCAACATGGGTATTAAAATTAGGAAACTGGGGAGTTTCGCCGCGTGCTTGATAATATTGCACGTCGTGCATCGCGAAGTATTCACGGCCTAATTCAACAATTCGTGGATCGATTTCAATTCCATCGATCACTGAATCTTTGCCGTAGATTGCTAGAAATTGTTTAGGCACTGAGCCAGCTGCCGAGCCAACCATGGCCATGCTGTTGACGCTTTCCATGCTGCGGTTTGGGTAGAAGTAAGGCGCAATATTGTAAAAATCCCATGGCCCGTTGGTCAGCAAATCGCTGGCATTATTGGTTTGCTCAAATTTTGGGTAGTAAATTGAGTGGATGGCTTGGCCCTCGTTGAGCACCAAGCCGATCATTTTGTTGGCATCGCTGCCCCGTTCGACAATCTGAATATAGTTGTAGGCCGAATCATCTTCGGTAATCAGGCTACAGCCACGGCAATCGGCAACCTTAATTGGCTCGCTTTGCGGCCAAAATGCCAATGCCACCACGACGATCAAGGCCACCAAAGCGACTGGCAGCAACTTACGTCGCTCCAACCAGAAGCCAGGCAAAATCAGCACCAACAAGCCCATGGCAAAAATATAAATTGTCATATTTGTGCCAACCGTAGGAATGAGGAAGAGCACCGGCAAGAAGGTACCGAGAATCGAGCCAAGCGTCGAAATGGCTGAGAGGTTGCCCGCCGCCTTGCCTGCATCGGCAGCATCGCGAATGGCGAGACGCACTGCGAAGGGGCTAACCATGCCCAACAAGGTGATTGGCACTGAGAACAAGGCCAAAACCCCCAGCAACGAGCCAATAAACGAACCTGCTGAACGAGTGGCAAAAGCCTCAAGCGACCACTTCAAAATTGGCCGTGAGATCCAAGGAATCACCGCAGCAGTAATTGCCCCGACCAAAATAATTGTACAAAGCAAGCCCAATTCAGGCCGACGGTCGGCCCAACGCCCGCCGAGGGTATAGCCAATCGTCAAATAGAGCAAAGTTAAACCAATGACATTGGCCCAAATCAACTGTGATGTACCGAAGTAAGGAGCCAAAAGCCGCGAAGCAGTCATTTCGATGCCGAGCGTACAGATCCCCGCACCAAAGACCAACAACATAAGGTAACGACGTGCCAATGCTTGAATCCTTTCAACAAAAAGCCGTGGAAGCCACCCACTGGGCGTTGCATCCACGGCACGGCATGACTAAAAAATCAATTAGCGCTTTAGCTAACCGATTGAAAAACCGTTTGCAAAACTTGCAGAATCAGCAGCGCAATTAACGGCGAGAGATCAAACATGCCGATCGATGGAATAACTCGCCGGATTGGTAGCAAGATTGGGTCGGTGATTTCGCGCAGAATCAAGGCAAAGCGTGATTGACCCGTTGGATCAAACCACGACATGATGATTCGCACAAAAATCGCGATTTCGAGAATTGGGATTAACAGGAGAAAAAACTGGCTAATGAAATTGCCCATGAGCGCCCCCAACAGGTGGTTTGCCGCATTTCTGCGTGCAGTATACCATAAGCGTTTGGCTTATGGTCAGCTAAGCGCCGAGTAAATTGCCCGATGTCACATTAGTTCATACAAACTCTCTAGCTAGCGTGATAGTTGCGTGATAGTCACTGGCTATCCTGCCGTTGCGATGAGTTTTCACCTATTGATTAGGAGGAATGTATGCGACGGATGGTGCAGTTTTTGGCAATCGTGATGCTGGTGATCGGTGGCGCTTGGCCGCAATTTCAGGCCAATGCAGCTCAATCAGAGCCAAGCTTGCAGGCTCCCACGGCACTCAATGCGGTGGCCGACGACCAATTTTGGAATAACGATAATTTGGTGGCCGATGCCAATAATAAGATTAATGCGCTTACGACATTGAATAACGATCTGTTTGTTGGTGGGTTGTTTAGCCGAGTTGGCGGCATCAATGCCTCACGAGTAGCCCGCTGGAATGGCGAGCGTTGGTTTGCGCTGGGCAGTGGTATCAGCGGCACAAATGCCAAAATCGAGGCGATCGATGCTTCGACCAGCGGCAATGTCTATGCCGTGGGCGAGTTCGCTAGTGCTGGCGGGATTACCGCTGATAGTATCGCCCGCTGGAATATTGCTACTCAACAATGGTCGGCGTTGGCTACCAATGTTAATGGCTCAGTCGATGCCGTGGTGGTTGTGCCCGATGCGAATGGCGATATTGTGTATGTTGGTGGAACCTTCACGAGTATTGATGGTGTGAGTGTTAATCGAATTGCCCGCTGGACGAATGGCACATGGAGCGGCTTGGCTGATGGTGTAGCAGGCACAAATGCCCAAGTTTTTGCTGTAGCCTTCAATCCGAGCAACACGGCCCAAATTGTGGCAGGCGGGGTATTTACTAGCGCCAATGGTTTGGTTGCCAACAACATCGCCTTATGGGATGGCAACGCATGGCAAAGCCTTGGTACTGGCGCGAACAACGGCGTAAATGGTCGGGTGCGCTTTGTCGATTTTCGCAACAGCAATTTTGTGGTGGTTGGTGGTAGTTTCACCAGTGCAGGCGTTGTTTCGCCAGTGGGCGGCTCGGCAGCTTGGCGCGGCGGCAATACGTGGGAAGCCTTCACTGGCCGTGGCTTTAATCCAACTGGATCGCCAAATTTACCATCTGAAATTCGCGCGATTGCCGAATTACCTGGGCGAATCTTTGTTGGGGGCAATTATTTTGGTCTGGTGAATTCCAGCGGGCTGGTAACGTCGGGGAGCTTAATGGGGCTATGGAACGGCACGACATGGCAGTTTGTACCAAATTCACCACTCAAAATTACCCAAATCGAGCGCATCGGCACAACTGAACAATTTTTCGTCACTGGCGAAATTAACAACATCTTCGAGCCGATTGGTTTTGTGAGCTTGTTTATTCCCACACCAACTGGCAGCAACCAACCACACCAATTTTTGCCTTTGGGCGGCACAATCAGCGGGCCTGATAATGCAGTATTTGCGGTGCATGCGAGTACTTCAGGTGTATTTGTCGGCGGCGAATTCAACCGCGCCAGCGATCAAGCGATCAACAATATTGCGCTGTTCAACCCAACGACCCGCACATGGTCGCCATTATTTGGCAAAACTGAAAATGGCACCAATGATACCGTGCGGGCAATCGCGCCATTTGGCAGTGATCAATTGATCGTTGCTGGCGATTTTAGCGAGGCAGGCGGAATCAACACCGCAGGCGTGGCCAAGTGGGATATTGGCGATCAGCAGTGGATTGAAATTTCCAATAGTATCAATGGCTCAGTGCGGGCAATTGCCATCAACGGCAGTGAAATTGTGATCGGCGGCGATTTTACTCAAATCAATGGTATAACCGTCAATCATATTGCTCGCAGTACCAACGGCGGAAATTCATGGTCGGCGCTTGGCTCAGGCATTGGTGGGCCAGTTCATGCCTTGGTGTTCCGCAGCGGAACCTTATTTGCAGGTGGCGATTTTAGCACTGCTAGCGGCGTGAGTGCCAACAATATTGCCCGTTGGAATGGCACAGCCTGGCAAGCTTTGCGCGGTGGTACTGACGATATTGTATTTTCGTTAGCTGCATTTGGTACGCAGATTGCGGTTGGTGGCTCGTTCAATGCAGCTGATGGCGTGGCTGGAACCAGTGCGATCGCCCTCGTTCACCCGACAACTGGAGTTTGGTCGCCGTTGGCCCAAGGCTTTGGTGGGCAAGGCACGGCCCAAGTTTTGGCAGTTCGTGGCAATGATCTCTATGCTGCTGGTTCGTTTACTCATATCACTCAAAATGCCAGCCCAACCTTGGTTAATAATATTGCTCGCTGGGATGGTACGCGCTGGCAACCGCTTGGCAGTGGGATTCGCGGCGGTGGAGTTGCGCTCTCGCCCAGCCGTGGCTTTGCCCTGAGCGTGCGTGGCGATAACTTATTTGTTGGCGGGATTTTCGATACCGCTGGTGATCAATCGTCGAAGCGCTTTGCCCAATGGACGCAGCCAGAAGTTGATTTGGCGGTCGGCCTGCGCGATTCGGCTGATCCGGTGCAGGTCAACACCCCATTCCAATACAATGTGAGCTTAATCAACCAAGGCATCATTACCGCAACGAGCGTGATTTATGAGCAAACCTTTGATAGCTCGGTCAGTTTTGGCAACATTAGCGCTAGCCAAGGCACATGTAGCTTCAGCAAT
Proteins encoded:
- a CDS encoding class I SAM-dependent methyltransferase → MKTLSLLTSDNWHDYALLDSGNGRKLERFGPVTVIRPESEALWQPKLDAKAWEAAHAIYEYQGKGENWRKLKPHPETWMMSYQGLRFKAQLTPFRHVGVFPEHGAQWDWVAEQIKRATEQPRVLNLFAYTGVASLVAAQAGAKVTHLDASKASVDWAKENQTASHLAPDSIRWIIDDALKFVRREARRGAHYEGIIMDPPAFGRGSQGQVWQFAESFPVLLQECRTILAPKPLFFLVTTYDTRSSALMLANTLGDSLAGLPGELEAGEQTLREQSAGRLLSTSIYARWSAK
- a CDS encoding fused MFS/spermidine synthase; translated protein: MARRYLMLLVFGAGICTLGIEMTASRLLAPYFGTSQLIWANVIGLTLLYLTIGYTLGGRWADRRPELGLLCTIILVGAITAAVIPWISRPILKWSLEAFATRSAGSFIGSLLGVLALFSVPITLLGMVSPFAVRLAIRDAADAGKAAGNLSAISTLGSILGTFLPVLFLIPTVGTNMTIYIFAMGLLVLILPGFWLERRKLLPVALVALIVVVALAFWPQSEPIKVADCRGCSLITEDDSAYNYIQIVERGSDANKMIGLVLNEGQAIHSIYYPKFEQTNNASDLLTNGPWDFYNIAPYFYPNRSMESVNSMAMVGSAAGSVPKQFLAIYGKDSVIDGIEIDPRIVELGREYFAMHDVQYYQARGETPQFPNFNTHVADGRIFFAGNDNKYDIIGMDAYKQPYIPFHLTTREFFETVRDHLAPNGVAVVNAGKPNTSAGGDYRLVNVLASTMSSVFAHVYMIDVPNNFNTMLIGIPGDVGDGVANFEANLATIQDPTLRYVMEQALASNSSKKPIRRWDGVGENRVFTDDLAPVESVIDRIILGQVDEGQ
- a CDS encoding YggT family protein, producing the protein MGNFISQFFLLLIPILEIAIFVRIIMSWFDPTGQSRFALILREITDPILLPIRRVIPSIGMFDLSPLIALLILQVLQTVFQSVS
- a CDS encoding DUF11 domain-containing protein, with protein sequence MRRMVQFLAIVMLVIGGAWPQFQANAAQSEPSLQAPTALNAVADDQFWNNDNLVADANNKINALTTLNNDLFVGGLFSRVGGINASRVARWNGERWFALGSGISGTNAKIEAIDASTSGNVYAVGEFASAGGITADSIARWNIATQQWSALATNVNGSVDAVVVVPDANGDIVYVGGTFTSIDGVSVNRIARWTNGTWSGLADGVAGTNAQVFAVAFNPSNTAQIVAGGVFTSANGLVANNIALWDGNAWQSLGTGANNGVNGRVRFVDFRNSNFVVVGGSFTSAGVVSPVGGSAAWRGGNTWEAFTGRGFNPTGSPNLPSEIRAIAELPGRIFVGGNYFGLVNSSGLVTSGSLMGLWNGTTWQFVPNSPLKITQIERIGTTEQFFVTGEINNIFEPIGFVSLFIPTPTGSNQPHQFLPLGGTISGPDNAVFAVHASTSGVFVGGEFNRASDQAINNIALFNPTTRTWSPLFGKTENGTNDTVRAIAPFGSDQLIVAGDFSEAGGINTAGVAKWDIGDQQWIEISNSINGSVRAIAINGSEIVIGGDFTQINGITVNHIARSTNGGNSWSALGSGIGGPVHALVFRSGTLFAGGDFSTASGVSANNIARWNGTAWQALRGGTDDIVFSLAAFGTQIAVGGSFNAADGVAGTSAIALVHPTTGVWSPLAQGFGGQGTAQVLAVRGNDLYAAGSFTHITQNASPTLVNNIARWDGTRWQPLGSGIRGGGVALSPSRGFALSVRGDNLFVGGIFDTAGDQSSKRFAQWTQPEVDLAVGLRDSADPVQVNTPFQYNVSLINQGIITATSVIYEQTFDSSVSFGNISASQGTCSFSNATTLRCTLGTLTPNARATVVINVTPTQVRTITSRGTLSSPADEPITANNQQQISTQIIAPGNPVPTISSITPNSFVQQAIGLPVQISVSGTGFGANSKVFVDGIERPTTFLNNVQINFSMPVNTALGNHSVIVRNPAPGGGDSNSVNLAVLRNSVGFSSITPDTGGVDVGLQTTFTISWTHTTDPWRIIDSLDLRLVNADGIGLWARFTEGVSGTFSLLNSEGDIIGTAIAESETILSSDTAELDVEASSFTGSGPTGFSMNVTFNVTFNEAARGRYNIELYASDDHGELQGPDVLGTFDVGIHQIFLPMTIK